The proteins below come from a single Lactobacillus johnsonii genomic window:
- a CDS encoding PolC-type DNA polymerase III has product MTKKNELFKKLLDQIKFPDKFEDNDIVQNGEIENVDVYANERKWKIHVFFDTPLDFETYRSLNELIHETFEPFVNVELLVQTRDGSSKKLPAYWTYAIQNSTNLKPAVREFLQGQAPYLEKEKWLIPTQNQVVNGLLSEQVLAELNKEFRHYGFFNIKFTTKVDETNIDENLRSLEQEQAQHESAMQEFYEKQPAEPKKKMPVKSTRMGNKKVDKKAKFIQIKDLEDGSGNVAIEGHIFNTDIHELKSGSVIFTGEITDYTDSISFKKFVSDKDQIDYLKGIKPGVWARMQGYAADDQYQHDVVFNIRNLELIEHKGREEKYEGEKKRVELHLHTNMSQLDATSTASDFIKTAKKFGQKAIAITDHADVQSFPEAYHTGASEKMKILYGYEANMIDDHALLVLNPTEMDYRDREYVIFDVETTGLSSVYDTIIEIGAVKMKNGEVLERFDEFINPHHPLSDTTINLTSITDEMVGAADDEKDVIKKFKEFYGDRPLCGHNVQFDVGFVNAALRRAGLEEITQPVVDTLEVSRLLHPEQTRHTLDSLAKKYNVVLEHHHRANQDAEATGYLMFKLLDAFNERFHEADLGKMNDYAKYGQVYKRAKPSHMSVLALNQEGLKNMYKLVSLASTKYFYRIPRTPKSELRKYHKGLLFGSGCWQGDVFISMMQKGYDEAREKARFYDYLEVQPPAAYQTLIEDDLIKDEDELHEIIQNIYKLGKELNKPVVATSDSHYVEPHEAIYRKILLAAQKGNPNRNKNLPDLHFYSTQEMLDAFSFLGEDVAKEIVIDNTNKLADQIEEIAPIKSGLYPPHIENADQEMKDLTYNKAYELYGKPLPKIVEDRIELELNSIISNGYAVIYLISQRLVAKSNKDGYLVGSRGSVGSSLVATMSGITEVNPLAPHYRCPNCKYSKFFENGEYGSGYDLPDKECSKCGTPLVKDGQDIPFATFLGFHGDKVPDIDLNFSGDYQPVAHNYIRVMFGPDNSFRAGTIATVADKTAYGYVKHYEDENELHLRNAELDRLAAGASGVKRTTGQHPAGIVVVPDDMDIYDFTPVQYPADDLSAAWLTTHFDFHSIHDNILKFDILGHDDPTMIRMLQDLSGVDPLTIPPDDPGVMSLFSSPEILGVTPEQIQSKTGTLGVPEFGTKFVRGMLEETKPTTFSELLQISGLSHGTDVWLGNAEDLINNGTCKLKNVIGCRDNIMMDLIHWGVKPEVAFFTMESVRHGRGISDENMEILKKNDKIPDWYIPSCLKIKYMFPKAHATAYILMALRIAWFKVYYPVIYYASYFSVRADLFDLVAMSHGKNTVKAAMKEIQDKGMDVSAKDKSLLTVLEIANECLERGIKIKMVDVNESEATDFKIIDDHTILAPFNAVPGLGDNAAKQIVAARAEQKFLSKEDLATRGKVSQTIMEYFENNGVLEGMPDQNQLSLF; this is encoded by the coding sequence GTGACAAAAAAGAACGAACTTTTCAAAAAACTATTAGATCAAATCAAGTTTCCTGATAAGTTTGAAGATAACGATATTGTCCAAAATGGTGAAATTGAAAACGTGGATGTATACGCTAATGAAAGAAAGTGGAAAATCCACGTTTTTTTTGATACACCATTAGATTTTGAAACTTATCGCTCTCTTAATGAACTTATTCATGAGACTTTTGAACCATTTGTGAATGTTGAATTATTAGTTCAAACACGCGATGGAAGTAGTAAAAAACTACCGGCCTACTGGACTTATGCCATTCAGAATTCAACTAACCTAAAACCAGCGGTTCGGGAATTTTTACAAGGACAAGCTCCTTATTTAGAAAAAGAAAAATGGCTAATTCCCACTCAAAACCAAGTAGTAAATGGCTTGCTTTCAGAACAAGTTTTAGCAGAACTAAATAAAGAATTCAGACATTATGGTTTCTTTAATATCAAGTTTACAACGAAAGTTGATGAAACTAATATTGATGAAAATTTAAGAAGTCTAGAACAAGAGCAGGCTCAGCATGAGTCTGCTATGCAAGAATTCTATGAAAAACAACCGGCGGAACCTAAGAAAAAAATGCCTGTTAAGAGTACAAGAATGGGCAACAAAAAGGTCGATAAAAAAGCTAAATTTATTCAAATTAAAGACTTGGAAGATGGCAGTGGAAACGTAGCTATTGAAGGCCATATTTTTAATACTGATATTCATGAATTAAAATCTGGAAGTGTAATTTTTACTGGTGAGATTACTGACTATACAGATTCAATTAGCTTTAAAAAATTTGTTTCTGACAAAGATCAAATTGATTATCTAAAGGGAATTAAACCTGGCGTTTGGGCTAGAATGCAAGGTTATGCAGCTGATGATCAATATCAACATGACGTTGTTTTTAATATTCGAAACTTAGAATTAATTGAACATAAGGGTCGAGAAGAAAAGTATGAAGGAGAGAAAAAGCGTGTAGAATTGCACCTTCATACAAATATGAGTCAATTGGACGCAACTAGTACGGCGAGTGACTTTATCAAAACTGCGAAAAAATTTGGTCAAAAGGCAATTGCAATTACGGATCATGCAGATGTGCAATCTTTCCCGGAAGCTTATCATACTGGTGCAAGCGAAAAAATGAAGATTTTATATGGCTATGAGGCCAATATGATTGATGATCATGCTTTGCTTGTCCTTAATCCTACTGAAATGGATTATCGAGATCGTGAATATGTGATTTTCGACGTTGAAACAACAGGACTATCGTCTGTTTACGACACCATTATTGAAATCGGTGCGGTAAAAATGAAAAATGGTGAGGTCCTAGAAAGATTCGATGAGTTTATCAATCCCCACCATCCCTTAAGTGATACAACGATTAACTTAACATCAATTACTGATGAAATGGTTGGTGCAGCTGATGATGAAAAAGATGTAATTAAGAAATTTAAAGAATTTTATGGTGATCGTCCTCTCTGTGGACATAATGTTCAATTTGATGTTGGGTTTGTAAATGCGGCTTTACGCCGTGCAGGTCTAGAAGAAATTACGCAACCTGTTGTTGACACGCTTGAAGTTTCAAGACTTTTGCATCCTGAACAAACTCGCCACACCCTTGATTCTTTAGCTAAGAAATACAATGTTGTTCTTGAACATCATCACCGCGCTAATCAAGATGCCGAAGCTACAGGATACTTAATGTTTAAATTGCTAGATGCTTTTAATGAACGTTTTCATGAAGCAGATTTAGGCAAAATGAATGACTATGCTAAATATGGTCAAGTTTATAAGCGAGCTAAGCCAAGTCATATGAGTGTTCTTGCTTTAAATCAAGAAGGACTAAAAAATATGTACAAGCTTGTATCGCTTGCAAGTACTAAATATTTCTATCGTATTCCACGTACCCCAAAGTCGGAATTAAGAAAATATCATAAAGGTTTATTATTTGGTAGTGGGTGCTGGCAAGGCGATGTATTCATTTCAATGATGCAAAAAGGATATGATGAAGCTCGTGAAAAAGCACGTTTTTATGATTATCTTGAAGTCCAACCGCCAGCAGCTTATCAAACCTTAATTGAAGATGATCTAATTAAAGATGAAGACGAGCTGCATGAAATTATTCAAAATATTTATAAATTAGGTAAAGAATTAAATAAACCAGTCGTAGCTACCAGTGACTCGCACTATGTTGAACCGCATGAAGCAATTTATCGTAAAATTTTATTAGCGGCTCAAAAGGGAAATCCTAATCGCAATAAGAATTTACCGGATTTACATTTTTATTCAACGCAGGAAATGCTTGATGCATTTAGCTTTTTGGGTGAAGATGTAGCTAAAGAAATTGTAATTGATAATACCAATAAATTAGCCGATCAAATTGAGGAAATTGCTCCGATTAAAAGTGGACTATATCCACCTCATATTGAAAATGCGGATCAAGAAATGAAGGATTTAACCTATAATAAAGCCTACGAATTATACGGAAAACCTTTACCAAAGATTGTAGAAGATAGAATTGAACTTGAATTGAATTCTATTATTTCAAACGGATATGCAGTTATTTACTTAATTTCTCAAAGGCTTGTTGCCAAATCAAATAAAGACGGATATTTAGTAGGGTCACGTGGGTCAGTTGGTTCTAGTTTAGTAGCGACGATGTCTGGAATTACGGAAGTAAATCCTTTGGCTCCGCACTATCGTTGTCCGAATTGCAAGTATTCAAAATTCTTTGAGAATGGAGAATATGGGTCAGGATATGATTTACCTGACAAAGAGTGTTCAAAATGTGGAACTCCATTAGTTAAAGATGGGCAAGATATTCCGTTTGCTACTTTCTTAGGATTCCATGGAGACAAGGTGCCGGATATCGATTTAAACTTCTCTGGAGACTATCAACCAGTAGCTCATAACTACATTCGAGTTATGTTTGGTCCAGACAATTCATTTAGAGCGGGGACGATTGCGACTGTTGCTGATAAGACTGCTTATGGGTATGTTAAGCATTATGAAGATGAAAATGAACTACATTTAAGAAATGCTGAGCTTGATCGTCTAGCAGCCGGTGCTTCTGGAGTAAAAAGAACAACTGGACAACACCCAGCAGGTATTGTTGTAGTGCCCGATGATATGGATATTTATGACTTTACTCCAGTCCAGTATCCAGCAGATGATTTAAGTGCAGCTTGGCTTACAACTCACTTTGATTTCCATTCTATCCATGATAATATTTTAAAATTTGATATTCTGGGTCACGATGATCCTACCATGATCAGAATGCTACAGGATCTATCCGGAGTTGATCCATTAACTATTCCTCCTGATGATCCGGGAGTAATGTCTCTCTTCTCAAGTCCTGAAATTTTAGGTGTTACCCCTGAACAAATCCAATCAAAAACGGGAACACTTGGTGTACCAGAATTCGGTACAAAGTTTGTTAGAGGGATGCTTGAAGAAACAAAACCAACTACTTTCTCAGAATTATTGCAAATTTCTGGCTTATCGCACGGTACTGATGTATGGTTAGGAAATGCAGAAGACTTAATTAATAATGGGACTTGTAAGTTGAAGAATGTGATTGGTTGTCGTGATAACATCATGATGGACTTGATTCACTGGGGTGTAAAACCAGAAGTTGCTTTCTTTACAATGGAATCTGTACGACATGGTAGAGGAATTAGCGATGAAAATATGGAAATCTTGAAAAAGAACGATAAGATTCCTGATTGGTACATTCCCTCATGTCTTAAGATTAAGTATATGTTCCCTAAAGCCCATGCTACAGCCTATATCCTGATGGCACTGAGAATTGCTTGGTTTAAAGTATATTATCCAGTAATTTATTATGCTTCTTACTTCTCTGTTCGTGCTGACTTGTTTGATTTGGTAGCAATGAGTCACGGCAAGAATACAGTTAAAGCTGCAATGAAAGAAATTCAGGATAAGGGAATGGATGTTTCTGCAAAAGACAAGTCATTACTTACTGTACTTGAAATTGCAAATGAATGTTTAGAGCGTGGAATAAAGATTAAGATGGTAGATGTAAACGAATCTGAAGCCACAGACTTTAAGATTATTGATGACCATACAATCTTAGCACCATTTAATGCTGTTCCTGGGTTAGGTGACAATGCTGCAAAGCAAATTGTAGCTGCACGTGCGGAACAGAAATTTCTTTCAAAAGAAGATCTTGCCACTCGCGGCAAAGTATCACAAACAATTATGGAGTATTTTGAAAATAATGGTGTTCTTGAGGGAATGCCTGATCAGAATCAATTGTCACTATTTTAG
- the rimP gene encoding ribosome maturation factor RimP has product MTKVTELVADVVTPLAEARGDELVDVEYVKEKKQYYLRIYVDRRPGGIDIEEIANLSELVSEKLDELDPDPFPEPYILELSSPGLERPIKNEKDWERAKGSYIHVSLYQKIDGEKTFEGTLKDLNQDQIVLEVKIKTRRKDITIPRKVIASSRFAVEF; this is encoded by the coding sequence TTGACAAAAGTTACCGAATTGGTGGCAGACGTAGTTACGCCTTTAGCCGAAGCAAGAGGCGATGAACTGGTCGATGTTGAATATGTAAAGGAAAAGAAGCAATATTATCTTCGCATTTATGTTGATCGTCGCCCAGGCGGAATTGATATTGAAGAGATCGCAAATTTAAGTGAATTGGTATCAGAAAAACTAGATGAATTAGATCCTGATCCTTTTCCCGAACCGTATATTTTAGAGCTTTCATCTCCTGGTTTAGAACGTCCAATTAAGAATGAAAAAGATTGGGAACGTGCCAAGGGATCCTACATTCATGTTAGTCTTTATCAAAAAATTGATGGTGAAAAGACTTTTGAAGGTACTTTAAAAGATCTCAATCAAGATCAGATCGTCTTAGAAGTAAAGATCAAAACACGACGCAAAGACATCACAATCCCTAGAAAGGTGATTGCTTCTAGTCGCTTTGCAGTTGAATTTTAG
- the nusA gene encoding transcription termination factor NusA, with the protein MSKEMVEAFATLEKEKGIKQEVIVDAIKAALVAAYKKNYNQAQNVEVVFDEKKGNFKVNAIKTVVDEVQDSRLEVSLKDALEINRAYEVGDEIRFEVTPKDFGRLAAQTAKQVIMQRLREAEREHIISEYSQYKDEIVTGTVERRDNRFVYVKIGNVEAVMPHNDQLPGETYNPQDKVRVLVTRVGSDSKGAQITVSRTAPDLVKRLFEQEVPEVYDGTVEIVSIAREAGDRTKIAVKSNDSDIDPVGTLVGPKGARVQNIVNELGGENIDVVKYEDNPSDFIANALNPAEVIAVQFSGDEDDKNALVIVPDYQLSLAIGKRGQNVRLAARLTGYKIDIKPESQVEFVDSEGDDVEADQETTNDNVSNEETPESIAEQIEDEPSDKFPNGEDVNSALNDDADKDEE; encoded by the coding sequence ATGTCTAAAGAAATGGTGGAAGCCTTTGCAACCTTAGAAAAAGAAAAAGGCATTAAACAAGAAGTTATTGTTGATGCAATTAAGGCTGCTTTAGTAGCTGCATATAAGAAAAATTATAACCAAGCTCAAAATGTAGAAGTTGTTTTTGATGAAAAGAAAGGCAACTTCAAAGTTAATGCAATTAAGACTGTAGTTGATGAAGTTCAAGATAGTCGTCTCGAAGTAAGTTTGAAAGATGCTCTTGAAATTAACCGTGCTTACGAAGTTGGTGACGAAATTCGTTTTGAAGTAACTCCTAAAGACTTCGGACGTTTAGCTGCTCAAACTGCTAAGCAAGTTATTATGCAACGTTTACGCGAAGCTGAAAGAGAACATATTATTAGCGAGTACTCTCAATATAAAGATGAAATTGTTACTGGTACAGTTGAAAGACGTGACAATCGCTTCGTTTATGTGAAGATTGGAAATGTAGAGGCTGTAATGCCGCATAATGATCAACTACCAGGTGAAACTTACAATCCTCAAGATAAAGTTCGTGTCTTGGTTACTAGAGTAGGGTCTGATTCAAAGGGAGCACAAATTACAGTTTCTAGAACAGCACCTGATTTAGTAAAACGTCTTTTTGAACAAGAAGTACCAGAAGTTTACGATGGAACTGTTGAGATTGTATCCATTGCTCGTGAAGCAGGCGATAGAACCAAGATTGCAGTTAAGAGTAATGATTCTGATATTGATCCAGTCGGTACCTTAGTAGGACCAAAGGGAGCTCGTGTTCAAAACATCGTTAATGAATTGGGTGGAGAAAATATTGATGTTGTAAAATATGAAGATAATCCATCTGATTTTATTGCCAATGCTTTGAATCCAGCAGAAGTAATTGCAGTTCAATTTAGCGGGGATGAAGATGATAAGAATGCTTTGGTAATTGTACCTGATTACCAATTGTCATTGGCCATTGGTAAACGTGGTCAAAATGTACGCCTTGCTGCTCGCTTAACTGGCTATAAGATTGACATTAAACCTGAATCACAAGTTGAATTTGTTGATTCTGAAGGTGATGATGTTGAAGCAGATCAAGAGACTACAAATGATAATGTCTCAAATGAAGAAACACCAGAATCTATTGCTGAACAAATTGAAGACGAGCCAAGTGATAAGTTTCCAAATGGAGAAGACGTTAATTCAGCATTAAATGATGATGCAGATAAAGATGAGGAATAG